In Rhododendron vialii isolate Sample 1 chromosome 9a, ASM3025357v1, the following are encoded in one genomic region:
- the LOC131299741 gene encoding uncharacterized protein LOC131299741 — protein sequence MAAMNNFLQPQIPRLGKDNYENWSIQMKVLLGYQDLWDLVENGFEQPALKEDEERLTEGQKVLLKQMRNKDKKALFQIYQAIDESSFEKISSATTSKEAWDILRNANRGIDKTIKMRLQVLRGEFESLEMKDNETITEYFTRTMVIVNQIRRYGGNLDNVCVVEKILRSLNGKFEYVVSAVEESKDTSTMTIDQLMATLKVHEQRLNKKASSSLEQTLQSKLSFKDAKEDKGGPLIVQEEEEEAMTVMVEAIMAVVEAMEIVEEALKAMEEVIATSSNEVGEQDNYVEKEYKEVGPTLLLAYNGSNGDQSDVWFLDTGASNHVCGKKSMFIELDEAVQGHVTFGDHSKVSVKGKGKILIKLKNGNHDFISDVYYVPYMKNNILSLGQLLEKGYDIWMKNLYLTIKDA from the exons ATGGCTGCCATGAACAACTTTCTCCAGCCCCAAATTCCTAGATTGGGGAAAGATAATTATGAGAATTGGAGTATACAAATGAAAGTGTTGTTGGGTTATCAAGATTTGTGGGATCTTGTTGAAAATGGGTTTGAACAACCCGCTTTGAAGGAGGATGAAGAGAGATTGACGGAAGGTCAAAAGGTTTTACTCAAGCAAATGAGAAATAAAGATAAGAAAGCCTTGTTTCAAATCTATCAAGCTATTGATGAGTCTAGCTTTGAGAAAATTTCCTCCGCCACCACGTCCAAAGAAGCTTGGGATATCCTCCGAAATGCAAATAGAGGTATTGACAAAACCATAAAGATGAGACTTCAAGTTTTGAGGGGTGAATTTGAATCTTTGGAAATGAAGGATAATGAGACCATTACGGAGTATTTTACTAGAACCATGGTGATTGTGAATCAAATTAGAAGATATGGTGGCAACCTTGATAATGTATGTGTGGTGGAGAAAATCTTACGATCTCTAAATGGTAAATTTGAGTATGTGGTTTCCGCCGTTGAAGAGTCAAAAGATACTTCCACCATGACGATTGATCAATTGATGGCAACACTTAAAGTTCATGAGCAAAGGTTGAACAAGAAGGCTTCAAGCTCTCTTGAGCAAACACTCCAATCGAAACTTTCTTTCAAGGATGCAAAGGAGGATAAGGGGGGACCTCTTATAGtgcaagaggaagaggaagaggctaTGACGGTCATGGTAGAGGCTATAATGGCCGTGGTAGAGGCTATGGAAATCGTGGAAGAGGCTTTGAAAGCCATGGAAGAGGTTAT AGCAACGTCAAGCAATGAAGTTGGTGAGCAAGATAACTATGTGGAGAAAGAGTATAAAGAAGTTGGGCCTACTTTGTTGCTAGCTTACAATGGGTCCAATGGAGATCAAAGCGATGTATGGTTTCTTGATACCGGGGCAAGCAATCATGTGTGTGGCAAGAAGAGCATGTTTATTGAACTCGATGAGGCGGTGCAAGGCCATGTGACATTTGGTGACCACTCCAAAGTTTCGGTGAAAGGCAAAGGTAAGATTCTAATCAAACTCAAGAATGGTAATCATGATTTTATTTCCGATGTTTATTATGTTCCgtatatgaaaaataatatcttgAGTTTGGGCCAACTTTTGGAGAAAGGATATGATATTTGGATGAAGAATCTTTATCTTACTATCAAAGATGCTTGA